A section of the Girardinichthys multiradiatus isolate DD_20200921_A chromosome 5, DD_fGirMul_XY1, whole genome shotgun sequence genome encodes:
- the plk1 gene encoding serine/threonine-protein kinase PLK1 — protein MSAGVAKPAPVSGLSDPKSAPLKEIPDILVDPRTTKRYTRGRFLGKGGFAKCYEITDVETNQVFAGKVVPKALILKQHQREKMTSEIAIHKSLNHANVVGFHGFFEDDDFVFVVLEICRRRSLLELHKRRKAVTEPEARYYMTQLLKGVHYLHNNRVIHRDLKLGNIFLNDDMDVKIGDFGLATKIEFDGERKKTLCGTPNYIAPEVLCKKGHSYEVDVWSLGCILYTLLVGKPPFETSCLKETYSRIKKNNYVIPWHINPAAASLIKRMLHADPAQRPTITQLQEDEFFTSGYIPLRLPTTCLTVPPRFSIVPSTAAELGQRRPLTPLNNKGGTEKMEVIDEPVPKEAEPSENHLKDMLQQLNSIMASKPSEKVVVRQEEAEDPACIPIFWISKWVDYSDKYGLGYQLCDNSVGVLFNDYTRLIMYTDGDSLQYIDKTAAESYMSVRSFPATLNKKITLLKYFRNYMSEHLLKAGANVARREGDELARLPYLSLWFRTKSAIVLHLSNGTVQINFFQDHTKLILCPLMGAVTYIDEKRDFRTYKLSLLEEFGCCRELASRLRYAKLMVEKLLDSKSSSAAH, from the exons ATGAGTGCTGGTGTTGCGAAGCCAGCTCCTGTATCCGGACTTTCCGATCCGAAGTCGGCGCCTCTGAAAGAGATTCCAGATATCCTGGTTGATCCCCGCACCACGAAGAGATACACGAGAGGAAGGTTCCTGGGAAAGGGGGGCTTCGCCAAATGCTACGAAATCACAGACGTGGAGACGAACCAGGTCTTTGCTGGGAAAGTCGTGCCTAAAGCTCTGATCTTAAAGCAGCACCAGAGGGAAAAGATGACGTCTGAAATCGCCATTCATAAAAGCCTTAATCACGCGAACGTCGTGGGCTTCCACGGTTTCTTTGAGGACGACGACTTTGTCTTTGTGGTCCTGGAAATCTGCAGGAGAAGG TCCCTGTTGGAGCTCCACAAGCGTCGTAAGGCTGTCACAGAGCCAGAGGCCCGGTACTACATGACCCAGTTGCTGAAGGGAGTCCACTACCTGCACAACAATAGAGTCATTCACCGAGACCTGAAGCTGGGGAACATCTTCCTCAATGATGACATGGATGTCAAGATAG GGGACTTTGGCTTGGCCACAAAGATCGAGTTTGATGGCGAACGGAAAAAGACGTTGTGTGGAACGCCTAACTACATCGCACCCGAAGTGCTCTGTAAAAAAGGCCACAGTTATGAAGTGGATGTCTGGTCACTTGGCTGCATACT GTACACGTTGCTGGTGGGTAAGCCCCCGTTTGAGACGTCCTGCCTGAAGGAAACCTACAGTCGCATTAAGAAAAACAACTACGTCATCCCCTGG CACATCAACCCAGCGGCAGCCTCGCTCATCAAGAGGATGCTGCATGCCGATCCTGCTCAGAGGCCAACTATCACTCAGCTGCAAGAGGACGAGTTCTTCACATCAGGTTACATACCGCTGCGCCTGCCCACCACATGCCTCACTGTGCCCCCACGGTTCTCTATCGTCCCCTCCACCGCTGCAGAGCTGGGCCAGCGACGTCCCCTCACTCCTTTGAACAACAAGG GTGGGACAGAGAAAATGGAGGTGATAGATGAGCCGGTGCCAAA GGAGGCTGAACCATCGGAAAACCACCTGAAAGACATGCTGCAGCAGCTCAACAGCATCATGGCCTCCAAGCCATCGGAGAAGGTTGTCGTCCGACAAG agGAAGCAGAGGATCCTGCATGTATTCCCATTTTCTGGATCAGCAAATGGGTTGACTACTCAGACAAATATGGACTGG gCTATCAGCTGTGTGACAACAGCGTGGGCGTTCTGTTCAACGATTACACTCGTCTCATCATGTACACGGACGGAGACAGCCTGCAGTACATCGACAAGACAGCAGCCGAGTCCTACATGAGTGTCCGCTCGTTCCCTGCTACTCTCAACAAGAAG ATAACGTTGCTTAAGTACTTCCGTAACTACATGAGCGAGCACCTGCTAAAAGCTGGTGCCAACGTGGCTCGGCGGGAAGGGGACGAGCTCGCGCGGCTGCCATACCTTTCGCTGTGGTTCAGAACGAAGAGTGCCATCGTCTTGCACCTCAGCAACGGCACGGTCCAGATAAACTTCTTCCAG GACCACACCAAGCTGATCCTGTGCCCACTGATGGGTGCTGTGACCTACATCGACGAGAAGCGGGACTTCCGCACCTACAAGCTGTCTCTGCTGGAGGAGTTCGGCTGCTGTAGGGAGCTGGCCAGCCGCTTGCGTTACGCCAAGCTCATGGTGGAGAAACTGCTGGACAGCAAGTCCTCCTCTGCGGCACATTAA